In Leptodactylus fuscus isolate aLepFus1 chromosome 2, aLepFus1.hap2, whole genome shotgun sequence, one genomic interval encodes:
- the PIGV gene encoding GPI alpha-1,6-mannosyltransferase 2 has translation MLLYGCKMWWSHDPFLQEVVRFSLWCRGLTFLMQVVFNLLIPDHNADAFSPPRLGPCTFGDHVVELLFGGLGHWDAEHFLFIAEHGYVYEHNMAFFPLLPLVIGGLARGPLLPLAGLLRLRSRLLLSSAFLTSACTTLAAVSLYLLGCVTLQSRRLAFLAALLFCVSPVSIFMTTTYSESLYALAAFTGLWQLQKCRTLCGSAFFSLASAARSNGLVNIGFLLHSAAKAVIQKKSHCGQLLKTIYGILLVILPFALFQGFCYVRSCLESYENDQVPQELIQLAKEKGYRLRTEAIPAWCMFTFPIAYSHIQSEYWDVGLFRYFKLQQLPNFLLALPVIILSISVIVEYTTSNVKLCSTLGLSKVQSKHTTGFYGPHVFVHVAHLAALTGFGFLCMHVQVLTRLLFSSCPVLFWFCAHVLYKNEPWIWGYKKSKTTYNPALQLVLAWTSLQRGTQIILGYFLGYWIIGTALHVNFLPWT, from the exons ATGTTATTGTACGGCTGTAAAATGTGGTGGAGCCATGACCCTTTTTTGCAGGAGGTTGTACGCTTCTCTCTATGGTGTCGGGGCCTGACTTTTTTAATGCAG GTTGTGTTCAATCTCTTGATACCAGATCACAATGCTGATGCCTTTTCTCCACCAAGACTTGGACCATGTACGTTTGGAGACCATGTAGTTGAGCTACTTTTTGGTGGTTTAGGACATTGGGATGCGGAACACTTTCTGTTCATAGCAGAGCACGGATATGTCTATGAACACAACATGGCTTTCTTCCCTTTACTGCCACTGGTAATTGGAGGCCTAGCACGAGGACCACTTCTGCCTTTGGCAGGGCTGTTGAGACTGCGTAGCAGATTGCTGCTTTCTTCTGCCTTTCTAACCTCTGCTTGCACTACTCTGGCAGCAGTGTCTTTGTACCTCCTTGGATGTGTGACTTTACAATCACGCCGTTTAGCATTTCTTGCCGCGCTTCTTTTTTGTGTAAGTCCAGTTTCCATTTTCATGACTACTACCTACTCTGAAAGCCTCTATGCATTGGCAGCTTTCACTGGGTTGTGGCAGTTACAGAAATGTAGGACGCTATGTGGCTCTGCGTTTTTTTCTTTGGCCTCTGCTGCACGTTCCAATGGGTTGGTTAATATTGGCTTTCTGCTGCATTCGGCAGCAAAGGCAGTGATTCAGAAGAAAAGTCATTGTGGGCAGTTGTTGAAAACCATATATGGGATTCTTCTGGTTATTTTACCTTTTGCCCTTTTTCAAGGTTTTTGTTATGTCAGGTCTTGCCTTGAGTCCTACGAAAATGATCAAGTACCTCAAGAACTTATACAACTAGCGAAGGAAAAGGGATACCGTTTGAGAACTGAAGCTATTCCAGCTTGGTGTATGTTTACCTTTCCAATAGCATATTCGCATATACAAAGTGAATATTGGGATGTTGGACTGTTTCGATACTTCAAGCTACAGCAGTTGCCTAATTTCCTACTGGCTTTACCCGTTATAATTCTGAGTATATCTGTAATAGTGGAATACACAACTTCTAATGTAAAGCTATGCAGCACATTGGGCCTGTCTAAAGTGCAGAGTAAACACACAACTGGATTTTATGGACCTCACGTGTTTGTCCACGTGGCACATCTTGCAGCTCTCACAGGATTTGGATTTCTGTGCATGCACGTGCAG GTGCTTACAAGACTCCTCTTTTCGTCTTGCCCTGTACTCTTCTGGTTCTGCGCACATGTGCTATACAAGAATGAACCATGGATTTGGGGTTATAAGAAAAGTAAAACTACCTACAATCCTGCCCTTCAGTTAGTTTTGGCCTGGACTTCACTTCAGCGAGGGACACAGATTATCCTTGGGTATTTCTTAGGATACTGGATAATTGGAACAGCCTTGCATGTAAACTTTCTTCCCTGGACATAA
- the GPN2 gene encoding GPN-loop GTPase 2, producing METASGGNKLPLLGFGQAVIGPPGSGKTTYVRAMHALLTSMGRRSSIINLDPAGEDEPGAAVTLQELLALTEVMSELHLGPNGALLYCMEYLQGNLDWLRDRLLSLRGTYLLFDCPGQVELYTHHPALPNILRQLQSWGLRLCAVHLVDSHYCTDPAKFISVLCTSLSTMLHIELPHINILSKVDLIEQYGRLAFNMDYYTEVMDLSYLVEHLTSDPFFRRHRSLHEKLAEVIEDYGLVSFMPLSVKDEESMKKVLAAVDKASGFCFGEDNRSLGSLMSVAVGADFHFTSTLSFQEKYVEEDKRTVEEEAVDL from the exons ATGGAGACAGCGAGCGGCGGTAATAAGCTGCCGCTTCTTGGCTTCGGCCAGGCGGTGATTGGTCCCCCCGGCTCCGGAAAGACCACCTATGTCCGTGCCATGCACGCCCTCCTAACCAGCATGGGCCGCCGGTCCTCCATCATTAATCTAGACCCGGCCGGGGAGGACGAGCCGGGGGCAGCGGTCACTTTACAGGAGCTGCTGGCTCTCACCGAGGTGATGTCGGAGCTGCACCTGGGACCTAACGGAGccttgttatactgtatggagtattTACAAGGGAACCTGGACTGGTTGCGGGACCGACTGCTAAGTCTACGGGGGACATACTTGCTGTTTGACTGCCCTGGACAAGTGGAGCTCTACACCCACCACCCTGCTCTGCCCAACATCCTGCGGCAGCTGCAAAGCTGGGGATTGAGG tTATGCGCTGTGCATCTTGTGGATTCTCATTATTGCACAGACCCAGCCAAGTTCATATCTGTCCTGTGTACATCACTGAGTACCATGCTTCATATAGAACTGCCTCACATCAACATCCTGTCCAAGGTGGACCTCATTGAGCAGTACGGTAGACTGG CTTTTAACATGGACTACTACACTGAGGTTATGGACCTTTCTTACTTGGTTGAGCATTTAACTTCTGATCCATTTTTCCGTCGCCACAGAAGTCTTCATGAGAAACTGGCAGAGGTCATTGAGGATTATGGGCTGGTGTCATTCATGCCACTTAGTGTGAAG GATGAAGAAAGTATGAAGAAAGTTTTGGCAGCTGTTGATAAAGCCAGTGGTTTCTGCTTTGGGGAGGATAATAGATCACTTGGAAGTCTTATGTCTGTAGCAGTGGGAGCAGATTTCCATTTCACATC AACACTTTCATTTCAGGAGAAATATGTTGAAGAAGACAAACGAACAGTGGAAGAAGAAGCTGTAGACTTGTGA
- the GPATCH3 gene encoding G patch domain-containing protein 3: protein MVECNSLPQPTWRHFTTISKMADNHVTGKMEETCTPVLLLVSGIPRTFRSAQLRHYFSQFTESEGFVCFHYRHRPERRRWTGEKCPTFCCPVTVRPERANSFIKMYHGKPWLDPAGNQVPGRCLIHRVRDTPEAEPQDFHYKTRRELLGAQFSMDSEKQVTSADLLRMSELNPPALMPQGNIGTPVGVFLQLIQSCRLPPKIIKRLGLQFRRSQRRYGNVPYVYAGTETTEKEEGVYTANGHEISETGNIASNVTESDIPKEENDTEEQSHSEDDNDTCEEWERHEALHEDVTAQERSKERLYENEIELKWEKGGSGLVFYTDAQLWQEEEGDFDEQTADDWDVDMSEYYEPGSGDKDAKDLLKIRLERRRQEGVDRAGENLEFGRFERYTKGVGRKLMERQGWTDGEGLGSSGAGMPEALENEGQHPKCKYGLGYHGEKLSTYCPKQKKPKHYISTVYDEPQEDDLGDTLLRRQPSTTLKHRSNQIKNGH, encoded by the exons atggttgaatgtaataGCCTTCCCCAACCTACATGGCGACATTTCACTACCATCTCAAAGATGGCGGATAATCACGTGACAGGAAAAATGGAGGAAACTTGTACTCCGGTACTGTTGCTAGTCAGTGGAATACCGCGGACGTTTCGTTCCGCTCAGCTACGCCATTACTTCAGTCAGTTCACAGAAAGTGAAGGGTTCGTGTGTTTCCACTATCGCCACCGACCGGAACGGAGAAGATGGACGGGGGAAAAATGTCCAACCTTCTGCTGTCCCGTCACGGTCAGGCCGGAGAGGGCCAACAGCTTCATCAAGATGTATCATGGGAAGCCATGGCTGGACCCCGCAGGGAATCAAGTACCCGGGCGGTGCCTCATCCACAGAGTCCGAGACACCCCGGAGGCGG AACCCCAGGACTTTCATTACAAGACCCGACGTGAATTATTGGGAGCCCAATTTTCAATGGATTCTGAGAAGCAAGTGACATCTGCTGACTTGCTCCGAATGTCAGAGCTTAATCCTCCAGCGCTCATGCCTCAAGGAAATATTGGTACTCCTGTGGGTGTTTTCTTGCAGCTAATACAATCATGTCGCTTACCACCCAAGATCATAAAGCGACTGGGTCTCCAGTTTCGCCGTTCACAGAGACGTTACGGCAATGTCCCTTATGTTTATGCTGGAACAGAGACTACAGAAAAAGAGGAGGGAGTGTACACTGCTAATGGACATGAGATAAGTGAAACAGGTAACATTGCTTCAAATGTTACTGAATCAGACATTCCCAAAGAAGAGAATGACACTGAGGAACAGTCCCACTCTGAAGAT GACAATGACACTTGTGAAGAATGGGAGCGACATGAAGCATTACATGAAGATGTCACTGCACAGGAACGGTCTAAAGAACGGCTGTATGAAAATGAGATCGAATTAAAGTGGGAAAAGGGTGGATCAGGATTGGTGTTCTACACAGATGCCCAGTTATGGCAGGAGGAAGAAGGAG ATTTTGATGAACAGACAGCTGATGATTGGGATGTGGACATGAGTGAGTACTATGAACCTGGTAGTGGAGATAAAGATGCTAAAGATTTATTGAAGATACGACTTGAGAGAAGAAGGCAAGAAGGAGTGGACAGAGCTGGGGAGAACCTTGAATTTGGTCGCTTTGAACGGTATACAAAG GGAGTTGGCCGAAAATTAATGGAGCGTCAAGGTTGGACTGATGGAGAAGGACTTGGTTCAAGTGGAGCAGGAATGCCAGAGGCATTGGAGAATGAAGGACAACATCCAAAGTGCAAATATGGACTGGG ATATCATGGAGAAAAACTGTCAACTTACTGTCCAAAACAGAAGAAACCAAAACATTACATCTCTACAGTGTATGATGAACCACAAGAAGATGATCTGGGGGACACATTACTACGCCGACAGCCTTCAACAACGCTGAAACACCGCAGCAATCAGATTAAAAATGGACACTGA